A genomic region of Spodoptera frugiperda isolate SF20-4 chromosome 31, AGI-APGP_CSIRO_Sfru_2.0, whole genome shotgun sequence contains the following coding sequences:
- the LOC118276242 gene encoding mucin-2 isoform X2: MAVSIKLYFLLLIINIPRIPSCETYHNDQEWICEYVYVYDEPIKQVTNKINEDMNDKCIYESTTEPNNLFIRTTPKGVVNTTQDPKPVASNTPDNEDDLYIPTKPKGVVNTTQDPEPEPTNPLEDPEDLHTTTTPKGVVNTTQDPKPVASNTPDNEDDLYIPTTPKGVVNTTQDPEPEPTNPLEDPEDLHTTTTPKGVVNTTQDPKPVASNTPDNEDDLYIPTTPKGVVNTTQDPEPEPTNPLEDPEDLHTTTTPKGVVNTTQGPKPVTSNTLEDPDVSYSTTTPKGVENIPHDTKPVTSNTLEDPNVSYSTTTPKGVENIPHDTKPVTSNTLEDPDVSYSTTTPKGVENIPHDTKPVTSNTLEDPDVSYSTTTPKGVENIPHDTKPVTSNTLEDPDVSYSTTTPKGVENIPHDTKPVTSNTLEDPDVSYSTTTPKGVENIPHDTKPVTSNTLEDPDVSYSTTTPKGVENIPHDTKPVTSNTLEDPDVSYSTTTPKGVENIPHDTKPVTSNTLEDPDVSYSTTTPKGVENIPHDTKPVTSNTLEDPDVSYSTTTPKGVENIPHDTKPVTSNTLEDPDVSYSTTTPKGVENIPHDTKPVTSNTLEDPDVSYSTTTPKGVENIPHDTKPVTSNTLEDPDVSYSTTTPKGVENIPHDTKPVTSNTLEDPDVSYSTTTPKGVENIPHDTKPVTSNTLEDPDVSYSTTTPKGVENIPHDTKPVTSNTLEDPDVSYSTTTPKGVENIPHDTKPVTSNTLEDPDVSYSTTTPKGVENIPHDTKPVTSNTLEDPDVSYSTTTPKGVENIPHDTKPVTSNTLEDPDVSYSTTTPKGVENIPHDTKPVTSNTLEDPDVSYSTTTPKGVENIPHDTKPVTSNTLEDPDVSYSTTTPKGVENIPHDTKPVTSNTLEDPDVSYSTTTPKGVENIPHDTKPVTSNTLEDPDVSYSTTTPKGVENIPHDTKPVTSNTLEDPDVSYSTTTPKGVENIPHDTKPVTSNTLEDPDVSYSTTTPKGVENIPHDTKPVTSNTLEDPDVSYSTTTPKGVENIPHDTKPVTSNTLEDPDVSYSTTTPKGVENIPHDTKPVTSNTLEDPDVSYSTTTPKGVENIPHDTKPVTSNTLEDPDVSYSTTTPKGVENIPHDTKPVTSNTLEDPDVSYSTTTPKGVENIPHDTKPVTSNTLEDPDVSYSTTTPKTVENIPHDTKPVTSNTLEDPDVSYSTTTPKGVENIPHDTKPVTSNTLEDPDVSYSTTTPKGVENIPHDTKPVTSNTLEDPDVSYSTTTPKGVENIPHDTKPVTSNTLEDPDVSYSTTTPKGVENIPHDTKPVTSNTLEDPDVSYSTTTPKGVENIPHDTKPVTSKTLKDPEVSYSTTTPKEVENIHHDTKPVTSNTLVDPDVSYSTTTPKGVENIPHDTKPVTSNTLEDPDVSYSTTTPKGVENIPHDTKPVTSNTLEDPDVSYSTTTPKGVENIHHDTKPVTSNTLEDPDVSYSTTTPKGVMNTTQDSKTVTNDTLEGPDHLYIPTTPKGVMNTNQVPEPEPTNPLEDPEDLPTTTTPKGVVNTTQDPEPEPTNPLEDPEDLHTTTTPKGVVYTTLLSHSFRVLPEPVTNDTLEDSDHLYIPTTPKGVMNTNQVPEPEPTNPLEDPDDLHISTTPKDPEPVTNNTLVYMIMTPKGVVNITNGPAPMTNNTLVYIITLTALNITNGPEPVTNNTLVYIIMTPKGVMNTTQVPESSGPKPDTNNTPGNETMMLYMCISSKGVTNNIVEASSSKDGPGEIVVDNYSCVSQKITLKPESVNFFGEIRFQGK; the protein is encoded by the exons ATGGCCGTGTCTataaagctatattttttactattaataataaatataccgCGGATACCTTCATGCGAGACATATCACAACGATCAAGAATGGATTTGTGAATACGTGTATGTTTATGATGAACCTATAAAACAAGTgactaacaaaattaatgaagatATGAACGACAAGTGTATTTATGAATCTACTACAGAACCAAACAACTTATTTATACGtacgacgcctaaaggagtgGTGAATACTACTCAGGACCCTAAACCAGTGGCAAGCAATACGCCTGATAATGAAGACGATTTGTATATTCCTACGAAGCCTAAAGGAGTGGTGAATACTACTCAGGACCCTGAACCAGAGCCAACCAACCCGCTTGAAGATCCAGAAGACTTGCATACTActacgacgcctaaaggagtgGTGAATACTACTCAGGACCCTAAACCAGTGGCAAGCAATACGCCTGATAATGAAGACGATTTGTATATTCctacgacgcctaaaggagtgGTGAATACTACTCAGGACCCTGAACCAGAGCCAACCAATCCGCTTGAAGATCCAGAAGACTTGCATACTActacgacgcctaaaggagtgGTGAATACTACTCAGGACCCTAAACCAGTGGCAAGCAATACGCCTGATAATGAAGACGATTTGTATATTCctacgacgcctaaaggagtgGTGAATACTACTCAGGACCCTGAACCAGAGCCAACCAATCCGCTTGAAGATCCAGAAGACTTGCATACTActacgacgcctaaaggagtgGTGAATACTACTCAGGGCCCTAAACCAGTGACAAGCAATACGCTTGAAGATCCAGACGTCTCGTATAGTActacgacgcctaaaggagtagAGAATATTCCTCATGACACTAAACCAGTGACAAGCAATACGCTTGAAGATCCAAACGTCTCGTATAGTActacgacgcctaaaggagtagagaatattcctcatgacactaaaccagtgacaagcaatacgcttgaagatccagacgtctcgtatagtactacgacgcctaaaggagtagagaatattcctcatgacactaaaccagtgacaagcaatacgcttgaagatccagacgtctcgtatagtactacgacgcctaaaggagtagagaatattcctcatgacactaaaccagtgacaagcaatacgcttgaagatccagacgtctcgtatagtactacgacgcctaaaggagtagagaatattcctcatgacactaaaccagtgacaagcaatacgcttgaagatccagacgtctcgtatagtactacgacgcctaaaggagtagagaatattcctcatgacactaaaccagtgacaagcaatacgcttgaagatccagacgtctcgtatagtactacgacgcctaaaggagtagagaatattcctcatgacactaaaccagtgacaagcaatacgcttgaagatccagacgtctcgtatagtactacgacgcctaaaggagtagagaatattcctcatgacactaaaccagtgacaagcaatacgcttgaagatccagacgtctcgtatagtactacgacgcctaaaggagtagagaatattcctcatgacactaaaccagtgacaagcaatacgcttgaagatccagacgtctcgtatagtactacgacgcctaaaggagtagagaatattcctcatgacactaaaccagtgacaagcaatacgcttgaagatccagacgtctcgtatagtactacgacgcctaaaggagtagagaatattcctcatgacactaaaccagtgacaagcaatacgcttgaagatccagacgtctcgtatagtactacgacgcctaaaggagtagagaatattcctcatgacactaaaccagtgacaagcaatacgcttgaagatccagacgtctcgtatagtactacgacgcctaaaggagtagagaatattcctcatgacactaaaccagtgacaagcaatacgcttgaagatccagacgtctcgtatagtactacgacgcctaaaggagtagagaatattcctcatgacactaaaccagtgacaagcaatacgcttgaagatccagacgtctcgtatagtactacgacgcctaaaggagtagagaatattcctcatgacactaaaccagtgacaagcaatacgcttgaagatccagacgtctcgtatagtactacgacgcctaaaggagtagagaatattcctcatgacactaaaccagtgacaagcaatacgcttgaagatccagacgtctcgtatagtactacgacgcctaaaggagtagagaatattcctcatgacactaaaccagtgacaagcaatacgcttgaagatccagacgtctcgtatagtactacgacgcctaaaggagtagagaatattcctcatgacactaaaccagtgacaagcaatacgcttgaagatccagacgtctcgtatagtactacgacgcctaaaggagtagagaatattcctcatgacactaaaccagtgacaagcaatacgcttgaagatccagacgtctcgtatagtactacgacgcctaaaggagtagagaatattcctcatgacactaaaccagtgacaagcaatacgcttgaagatccagacgtctcgtatagtactacgacgcctaaaggagtagagaatattcctcatgacactaaaccagtgacaagcaatacgcttgaagatccagacgtctcgtatagtactacgacgcctaaaggagtagagaatattcctcatgacactaaaccagtgacaagcaatacgcttgaagatccagacgtctcgtatagtactacgacgcctaaaggagtagagaatattcctcatgacactaaaccagtgacaagcaatacgcttgaagatccagacgtctcgtatagtactacgacgcctaaaggagtagagaatattcctcatgacactaaaccagtgacaagcaatacgcttgaagatccagacgtctcgtatagtactacgacgcctaaaggagtagagaatattcctcatgacactaaaccagtgacaagcaatacgcttgaagatccagacgtctcgtatagtactacgacgcctaaaggagtagagaatattcctcatgacactaaaccagtgacaagcaatacgcttgaagatccagacgtctcgtatagtactacgacgcctaaaggagtagagaatattcctcatgacactaaaccagtgacaagcaatacgcttgaagatccagacgtctcgtatagtactacgacgcctaaaggagtagagaatattcctcatgacactaaaccagtgacaagcaatacgcttgaagatccagacgtctcgtatagtactacgacgcctaaaggagtagagaatattcctcatgacactaaaccagtgacaagcaatacgcttgaagatccagacgtctcgtatagtactacgacgcctaaaggagtagAGAATATTCCTCATGACACTAAACCAGTGACAAGCAATACGCTTGAAGATCCAGACGTCTCGTATAGTACTACGACGCCTAAAACAGTAGAGAATATTCCTCATGACACTAAACCAGTGACAAGCAATACGCTTGAAGATCCAGACGTCTCGTATAGTActacgacgcctaaaggagtagagaatattcctcatgacactaaaccagtgacaagcaatacgcttgaagatccagacgtctcgtatagtactacgacgcctaaaggagtagagaatattcctcatgacactaaaccagtgacaagcaatacgcttgaagatccagacgtctcgtatagtactacgacgcctaaaggagtagAGAATATTCCTCATGACACTAAACCAGTGACAAGCAATACGCTAGAAGATCCAGACGTCTCGTATAGTActacgacgcctaaaggagtagagaatattcctcatgacactaaaccagtgacaagcaatacgcttgaagatccagacgtctcgtatagtactacgacgcctaaaggagtagAGAATATTCCTCATGACACTAAACCAGTGACAAGCAAAACGCTTAAAGATCCAGAAGTCTCGTATAGTACTACGACGCCTAAAGAAGTAGAGAATATTCATCATGACACTAAACCAGTGACAAGCAATACGCTTGTAGATCCAGACGTCTCGTATAGTActacgacgcctaaaggagtagagaatattcctcatgacactaaaccagtgacaagcaatacgcttgaagatccagacgtctcgtatagtactacgacgcctaaaggagtagagaatattcctcatgacactaaaccagtgacaagcaatacgcttgaagatccagacgtctcgtatagtactacgacgcctaaaggagtagagaatattcatcatgacactaaaccagtgacaagcaatacgcttgaagatccagacgtctcgtatagtactacgacgcctaaaggagtgATGAATACTACTCAGGACTCTAAAACAGTGACAAACGATACGCTTGAAGGTCCAGACCACTTGTATATTCctacgacgcctaaaggagtgATGAATACTAATCAGGTCCCTGAACCAGAGCCAACCAATCCGCTTGAAGATCCAGAAGACTTGCCTACTActacgacgcctaaaggagtgGTGAATACTACTCAGGACCCTGAACCAGAGCCAACCAATCCGCTTGAAGATCCAGAAGACTTGCATACTActacgacgcctaaaggagtgGTGTATACTACTCTCTTGAGTCACTCTTTCAGGGTCCTCCCTGAACCAGTGACAAACGATACGCTAGAAGATTCAGACCACTTGTATATTCctacgacgcctaaaggagtgATGAATACTAATCAGGTCCCTGAACCAGAGCCAACCAATCCGCTTGAAGATCCAGACGACTTGCATATTAGTACGACGCCTAAAGACCCTGAACCAGTGACAAACAATACGCTTGTGTATATGATTATGACGCCTAAAGGAGTGGTGAATATTACTAATGGTCCTGCACCAATGACAAACAATACGCTTGTGTATATTATAACGCTTACCGCGTTGAATATTACTAACGGTCCTGAACCAGTGACAAACAATACGCTTGTGTATATCATTATGACACCTAAAGGAGTGATGAATACTACTCAG GTCCCTGAATCGTCAGGTCCTAAACCAGACACAAACAATACGCCTGGAAATGAGACGATGATGTTATACATGTGTATTTCTAGTAAAGGAGTGACGAACAATATTGTTGAAGCTAGTTCTTCAAAAGATGGTCCTGGTGAAATAGTTGTAGACAATTATTCGTGTGTAAGtcaaaaaattactttaaaacctgaaagtgttaatttttttggcgAAATTCGTTTTCAGGGCAAATAA
- the LOC118276242 gene encoding mucin-2 isoform X1 encodes MAVSIKLYFLLLIINIPRIPSCETYHNDQEWICEYVYVYDEPIKQVTNKINEDMNDKCIYESTTEPNNLFIRTTPKGVVNTTQDPKPVASNTPDNEDDLYIPTKPKGVVNTTQDPEPEPTNPLEDPEDLHTTTTPKGVVNTTQDPKPVASNTPDNEDDLYIPTTPKGVVNTTQDPEPEPTNPLEDPEDLHTTTTPKGVVNTTQDPKPVASNTPDNEDDLYIPTTPKGVVNTTQDPEPEPTNPLEDPEDLHTTTTPKGVVNTTQGPKPVTSNTLEDPDVSYSTTTPKGVENIPHDTKPVTSNTLEDPNVSYSTTTPKGVENIPHDTKPVTSNTLEDPDVSYSTTTPKGVENIPHDTKPVTSNTLEDPDVSYSTTTPKGVENIPHDTKPVTSNTLEDPDVSYSTTTPKGVENIPHDTKPVTSNTLEDPDVSYSTTTPKGVENIPHDTKPVTSNTLEDPDVSYSTTTPKGVENIPHDTKPVTSNTLEDPDVSYSTTTPKGVENIPHDTKPVTSNTLEDPDVSYSTTTPKGVENIPHDTKPVTSNTLEDPDVSYSTTTPKGVENIPHDTKPVTSNTLEDPDVSYSTTTPKGVENIPHDTKPVTSNTLEDPDVSYSTTTPKGVENIPHDTKPVTSNTLEDPDVSYSTTTPKGVENIPHDTKPVTSNTLEDPDVSYSTTTPKGVENIPHDTKPVTSNTLEDPDVSYSTTTPKGVENIPHDTKPVTSNTLEDPDVSYSTTTPKGVENIPHDTKPVTSNTLEDPDVSYSTTTPKGVENIPHDTKPVTSNTLEDPDVSYSTTTPKGVENIPHDTKPVTSNTLEDPDVSYSTTTPKGVENIPHDTKPVTSNTLEDPDVSYSTTTPKGVENIPHDTKPVTSNTLEDPDVSYSTTTPKGVENIPHDTKPVTSNTLEDPDVSYSTTTPKGVENIPHDTKPVTSNTLEDPDVSYSTTTPKGVENIPHDTKPVTSNTLEDPDVSYSTTTPKGVENIPHDTKPVTSNTLEDPDVSYSTTTPKGVENIPHDTKPVTSNTLEDPDVSYSTTTPKGVENIPHDTKPVTSNTLEDPDVSYSTTTPKGVENIPHDTKPVTSNTLEDPDVSYSTTTPKGVENIPHDTKPVTSNTLEDPDVSYSTTTPKGVENIPHDTKPVTSNTLEDPDVSYSTTTPKGVENIPHDTKPVTSNTLEDPDVSYSTTTPKTVENIPHDTKPVTSNTLEDPDVSYSTTTPKGVENIPHDTKPVTSNTLEDPDVSYSTTTPKGVENIPHDTKPVTSNTLEDPDVSYSTTTPKGVENIPHDTKPVTSNTLEDPDVSYSTTTPKGVENIPHDTKPVTSNTLEDPDVSYSTTTPKGVENIPHDTKPVTSKTLKDPEVSYSTTTPKEVENIHHDTKPVTSNTLVDPDVSYSTTTPKGVENIPHDTKPVTSNTLEDPDVSYSTTTPKGVENIPHDTKPVTSNTLEDPDVSYSTTTPKGVENIHHDTKPVTSNTLEDPDVSYSTTTPKGVMNTTQDSKTVTNDTLEGPDHLYIPTTPKGVMNTNQDPEPEPTNPLEDPEDLHTTTTPKGVVYTTLLSHSFRVLPEPVTNDTLEDSDHLYIPTTPKGVMNTNQVPEPEPTNPLEDPDDLHISTTPKDPEPVTNNTLVYMIMTPKGVVNITNGPAPMTNNTLVYIITLTALNITNGPEPVTNNTLVYIIMTPKGVMNTTQVPEPVTNNTLVYMIMTPKGVMNITNGPEPVTNNTRVYMIMTPKGVMNITNGPEPVTNNTLVYMIMTPKGVMNTTQVPESSGPKPDTNNTPGNETMMLYMCISSKGVTNNIVEASSSKDGPGEIVVDNYSCVSQKITLKPESVNFFGEIRFQGK; translated from the exons ATGGCCGTGTCTataaagctatattttttactattaataataaatataccgCGGATACCTTCATGCGAGACATATCACAACGATCAAGAATGGATTTGTGAATACGTGTATGTTTATGATGAACCTATAAAACAAGTgactaacaaaattaatgaagatATGAACGACAAGTGTATTTATGAATCTACTACAGAACCAAACAACTTATTTATACGtacgacgcctaaaggagtgGTGAATACTACTCAGGACCCTAAACCAGTGGCAAGCAATACGCCTGATAATGAAGACGATTTGTATATTCCTACGAAGCCTAAAGGAGTGGTGAATACTACTCAGGACCCTGAACCAGAGCCAACCAACCCGCTTGAAGATCCAGAAGACTTGCATACTActacgacgcctaaaggagtgGTGAATACTACTCAGGACCCTAAACCAGTGGCAAGCAATACGCCTGATAATGAAGACGATTTGTATATTCctacgacgcctaaaggagtgGTGAATACTACTCAGGACCCTGAACCAGAGCCAACCAATCCGCTTGAAGATCCAGAAGACTTGCATACTActacgacgcctaaaggagtgGTGAATACTACTCAGGACCCTAAACCAGTGGCAAGCAATACGCCTGATAATGAAGACGATTTGTATATTCctacgacgcctaaaggagtgGTGAATACTACTCAGGACCCTGAACCAGAGCCAACCAATCCGCTTGAAGATCCAGAAGACTTGCATACTActacgacgcctaaaggagtgGTGAATACTACTCAGGGCCCTAAACCAGTGACAAGCAATACGCTTGAAGATCCAGACGTCTCGTATAGTActacgacgcctaaaggagtagAGAATATTCCTCATGACACTAAACCAGTGACAAGCAATACGCTTGAAGATCCAAACGTCTCGTATAGTActacgacgcctaaaggagtagagaatattcctcatgacactaaaccagtgacaagcaatacgcttgaagatccagacgtctcgtatagtactacgacgcctaaaggagtagagaatattcctcatgacactaaaccagtgacaagcaatacgcttgaagatccagacgtctcgtatagtactacgacgcctaaaggagtagagaatattcctcatgacactaaaccagtgacaagcaatacgcttgaagatccagacgtctcgtatagtactacgacgcctaaaggagtagagaatattcctcatgacactaaaccagtgacaagcaatacgcttgaagatccagacgtctcgtatagtactacgacgcctaaaggagtagagaatattcctcatgacactaaaccagtgacaagcaatacgcttgaagatccagacgtctcgtatagtactacgacgcctaaaggagtagagaatattcctcatgacactaaaccagtgacaagcaatacgcttgaagatccagacgtctcgtatagtactacgacgcctaaaggagtagagaatattcctcatgacactaaaccagtgacaagcaatacgcttgaagatccagacgtctcgtatagtactacgacgcctaaaggagtagagaatattcctcatgacactaaaccagtgacaagcaatacgcttgaagatccagacgtctcgtatagtactacgacgcctaaaggagtagagaatattcctcatgacactaaaccagtgacaagcaatacgcttgaagatccagacgtctcgtatagtactacgacgcctaaaggagtagagaatattcctcatgacactaaaccagtgacaagcaatacgcttgaagatccagacgtctcgtatagtactacgacgcctaaaggagtagagaatattcctcatgacactaaaccagtgacaagcaatacgcttgaagatccagacgtctcgtatagtactacgacgcctaaaggagtagagaatattcctcatgacactaaaccagtgacaagcaatacgcttgaagatccagacgtctcgtatagtactacgacgcctaaaggagtagagaatattcctcatgacactaaaccagtgacaagcaatacgcttgaagatccagacgtctcgtatagtactacgacgcctaaaggagtagagaatattcctcatgacactaaaccagtgacaagcaatacgcttgaagatccagacgtctcgtatagtactacgacgcctaaaggagtagagaatattcctcatgacactaaaccagtgacaagcaatacgcttgaagatccagacgtctcgtatagtactacgacgcctaaaggagtagagaatattcctcatgacactaaaccagtgacaagcaatacgcttgaagatccagacgtctcgtatagtactacgacgcctaaaggagtagagaatattcctcatgacactaaaccagtgacaagcaatacgcttgaagatccagacgtctcgtatagtactacgacgcctaaaggagtagagaatattcctcatgacactaaaccagtgacaagcaatacgcttgaagatccagacgtctcgtatagtactacgacgcctaaaggagtagagaatattcctcatgacactaaaccagtgacaagcaatacgcttgaagatccagacgtctcgtatagtactacgacgcctaaaggagtagagaatattcctcatgacactaaaccagtgacaagcaatacgcttgaagatccagacgtctcgtatagtactacgacgcctaaaggagtagagaatattcctcatgacactaaaccagtgacaagcaatacgcttgaagatccagacgtctcgtatagtactacgacgcctaaaggagtagagaatattcctcatgacactaaaccagtgacaagcaatacgcttgaagatccagacgtctcgtatagtactacgacgcctaaaggagtagagaatattcctcatgacactaaaccagtgacaagcaatacgcttgaagatccagacgtctcgtatagtactacgacgcctaaaggagtagagaatattcctcatgacactaaaccagtgacaagcaatacgcttgaagatccagacgtctcgtatagtactacgacgcctaaaggagtagagaatattcctcatgacactaaaccagtgacaagcaatacgcttgaagatccagacgtctcgtatagtactacgacgcctaaaggagtagagaatattcctcatgacactaaaccagtgacaagcaatacgcttgaagatccagacgtctcgtatagtactacgacgcctaaaggagtagagaatattcctcatgacactaaaccagtgacaagcaatacgcttgaagatccagacgtctcgtatagtactacgacgcctaaaggagtagagaatattcctcatgacactaaaccagtgacaagcaatacgcttgaagatccagacgtctcgtatagtactacgacgcctaaaggagtagAGAATATTCCTCATGACACTAAACCAGTGACAAGCAATACGCTTGAAGATCCAGACGTCTCGTATAGTACTACGACGCCTAAAACAGTAGAGAATATTCCTCATGACACTAAACCAGTGACAAGCAATACGCTTGAAGATCCAGACGTCTCGTATAGTActacgacgcctaaaggagtagagaatattcctcatgacactaaaccagtgacaagcaatacgcttgaagatccagacgtctcgtatagtactacgacgcctaaaggagtagagaatattcctcatgacactaaaccagtgacaagcaatacgcttgaagatccagacgtctcgtatagtactacgacgcctaaaggagtagAGAATATTCCTCATGACACTAAACCAGTGACAAGCAATACGCTAGAAGATCCAGACGTCTCGTATAGTActacgacgcctaaaggagtagagaatattcctcatgacactaaaccagtgacaagcaatacgcttgaagatccagacgtctcgtatagtactacgacgcctaaaggagtagAGAATATTCCTCATGACACTAAACCAGTGACAAGCAAAACGCTTAAAGATCCAGAAGTCTCGTATAGTACTACGACGCCTAAAGAAGTAGAGAATATTCATCATGACACTAAACCAGTGACAAGCAATACGCTTGTAGATCCAGACGTCTCGTATAGTActacgacgcctaaaggagtagagaatattcctcatgacactaaaccagtgacaagcaatacgcttgaagatccagacgtctcgtatagtactacgacgcctaaaggagtagagaatattcctcatgacactaaaccagtgacaagcaatacgcttgaagatccagacgtctcgtatagtactacgacgcctaaaggagtagagaatattcatcatgacactaaaccagtgacaagcaatacgcttgaagatccagacgtctcgtatagtactacgacgcctaaaggagtgATGAATACTACTCAGGACTCTAAAACAGTGACAAACGATACGCTTGAAGGTCCAGACCACTTGTATATTCctacgacgcctaaaggagtgATGAATACTAATCAG GACCCTGAACCAGAGCCAACCAATCCGCTTGAAGATCCAGAAGACTTGCATACTActacgacgcctaaaggagtgGTGTATACTACTCTCTTGAGTCACTCTTTCAGGGTCCTCCCTGAACCAGTGACAAACGATACGCTAGAAGATTCAGACCACTTGTATATTCctacgacgcctaaaggagtgATGAATACTAATCAGGTCCCTGAACCAGAGCCAACCAATCCGCTTGAAGATCCAGACGACTTGCATATTAGTACGACGCCTAAAGACCCTGAACCAGTGACAAACAATACGCTTGTGTATATGATTATGACGCCTAAAGGAGTGGTGAATATTACTAATGGTCCTGCACCAATGACAAACAATACGCTTGTGTATATTATAACGCTTACCGCGTTGAATATTACTAACGGTCCTGAACCAGTGACAAACAATACGCTTGTGTATATCATTATGACACCTAAAGGAGTGATGAATACTACTCAGGTCCCTGAACCAGTGACAAACAATACGCTTGTGTATATGATTATGACGCCTAAAGGAGTGATGAATATTACTAATGGACCTGAACCAGTGACAAACAATACGCGTGTGTATATGATTATGACGCCTAAAGGAGTGATGAATATTACTAATGGTCCTGAACCAGTGACAAACAATACGCTTGTGTATATGATTATGACGCCTAAAGGAGTGATGAATACTACTCAGGTCCCTGAATCGTCAGGTCCTAAACCAGACACAAACAATACGCCTGGAAATGAGACGATGATGTTATACATGTGTATTTCTAGTAAAGGAGTGACGAACAATATTGTTGAAGCTAGTTCTTCAAAAGATGGTCCTGGTGAAATAGTTGTAGACAATTATTCGTGTGTAAGtcaaaaaattactttaaaacctgaaagtgttaatttttttggcgAAATTCGTTTTCAGGGCAAATAA